One genomic region from Bacillus aquiflavi encodes:
- a CDS encoding SMI1/KNR4 family protein, which yields MGLKKWLFSDESLDEKKIIEVERLFGFKLPDDYKKCIMENNGGFPEPNIFNCDDGRIEAVFNNLISFTDENLNIKMFYEFSSQKLIPFARDPFGNLLCFDYSKNNESPKIVFYNYEETGSASITPVCKSFTALLDRLYSLT from the coding sequence ATGGGATTAAAAAAATGGCTTTTTTCAGATGAATCTTTAGATGAAAAAAAAATTATTGAAGTTGAAAGATTATTTGGATTTAAGCTCCCTGATGATTACAAAAAATGTATAATGGAGAATAATGGTGGTTTCCCAGAACCAAATATTTTTAATTGTGATGATGGAAGAATTGAAGCTGTTTTTAATAATTTGATTAGTTTTACTGATGAAAATTTAAACATAAAAATGTTTTATGAATTTTCATCACAGAAATTAATTCCTTTTGCTAGAGATCCTTTTGGAAATTTATTGTGTTTTGACTATAGTAAAAATAATGAATCGCCTAAAATTGTTTTTTATAATTATGAAGAAACTGGAAGTGCATCAATTACCCCAGTATGTAAATCATTTACAGCTTTATTAGATAGATTATATTCTTTAACATAA
- a CDS encoding DUF6431 domain-containing protein, which produces MIISHDFGIGLIEYEARGKGNEFPVFDRCPSCHCVSQGNLHRNGFYWRYGIDEADQALCIPICQLRCLACGVNISILPDFLIPYFQHTLYAMIERIDYFSLGKRERLELSKHLAQHVMRFYENLHWIHTFFIDSGLQSGLSQNLKKEALKYMKRLQNIGVSTFFRRS; this is translated from the coding sequence ATGATCATTTCACACGATTTTGGTATTGGGCTTATAGAATATGAAGCGAGAGGGAAAGGAAACGAATTTCCCGTTTTTGATCGGTGTCCCAGCTGTCATTGTGTTTCCCAAGGGAATCTGCACCGTAACGGTTTTTATTGGCGATACGGCATTGATGAAGCTGATCAGGCCCTATGCATTCCTATTTGCCAACTCAGATGCCTGGCCTGTGGGGTGAATATTTCAATCTTGCCTGACTTTCTGATTCCCTATTTCCAGCACACATTGTACGCTATGATTGAAAGGATCGATTATTTTTCCTTAGGGAAAAGAGAACGGCTGGAACTCTCCAAACACCTGGCCCAGCACGTCATGCGCTTCTACGAAAACCTTCATTGGATCCATACCTTTTTCATAGACTCTGGGCTTCAGTCAGGGCTTTCGCAAAACCTCAAAAAAGAAGCCCTAAAATATATGAAAAGGCTCCAGAATATTGGCGTATCCACCTTCTTTCGAAGGAGCTGA
- a CDS encoding deaminase produces MKVPVLYREQLSTGYSSLPIVGMGTKPLGEIRPQMFSVKSKEGREMGNRKSINGYEGIGKFREKVGLKPYSIDSGDTVASITVNNKTYFGVNSTITKESQKASKALRQRWLREIEWVPPKRTAPKHLGHAQSLAHAEAHSLIRAFERQGSLPKTVTMYVDRKTCNICRGELPALLKRLGIDELEVFSGGTTKPIIIKATK; encoded by the coding sequence ATGAAAGTGCCTGTACTTTATCGAGAGCAACTGTCGACAGGCTATTCTTCTCTGCCGATTGTTGGAATGGGAACAAAGCCGCTCGGTGAGATTCGTCCGCAAATGTTTTCGGTGAAGAGTAAGGAAGGTAGGGAGATGGGTAATCGTAAATCTATTAATGGATATGAGGGAATAGGAAAATTTAGGGAAAAAGTAGGATTAAAACCATATTCAATAGATTCAGGAGATACAGTAGCAAGTATTACTGTAAATAATAAGACTTATTTCGGAGTCAATTCAACTATTACAAAAGAATCACAAAAAGCATCAAAGGCGTTAAGACAGAGATGGCTAAGAGAAATAGAATGGGTTCCACCGAAAAGAACAGCTCCTAAACATTTAGGACATGCACAGTCTCTTGCTCATGCTGAAGCACATTCATTAATAAGGGCATTTGAGAGACAAGGAAGTTTACCTAAGACAGTTACAATGTATGTTGATAGAAAAACATGTAATATATGTAGAGGTGAATTGCCAGCATTATTAAAAAGATTAGGTATTGATGAATTAGAGGTTTTTAGTGGAGGTACTACAAAACCAATTATAATAAAGGCTACAAAATAA
- a CDS encoding HNH endonuclease: MKGKYTNFFEGVGDVVENITQGATDLIKGLANGIVGMVTGLVTVVEDAGVVILSGVIPDVIEPPKLKEKADQTIDTYTQAAIQFIQDPIRTAESVAQVVTDSVEQEGIMYATGSALPSLIPSTLLKGAKGLSSVKSPGKSPKVNNSKPYSKEFIQDKINAAKAGMGKMKVPVLYREQLSTGYSSLPIVGMGTKPLGEIRPQMFSVKSKEGRGTGELRQIKEINKETFEKAMVEAARSQPPYTRKPNKPRNYKNKVRNEDGSTTFTFISKKNGKEYNVTYDKAGFPIFNSKFEIDLPEKLYLETDAIQFEYLSRLLYKEIQRDPSLAKIFTDEEIKLLEAGRVPQTLTWHHHQQPGKMQIVNYYEHQAASHTGGRAIWGGGEAGRKGEIKKRILEMISWD; encoded by the coding sequence ATGAAGGGGAAATATACGAACTTCTTTGAGGGAGTAGGAGATGTCGTCGAAAATATAACCCAGGGCGCTACCGATCTCATTAAGGGACTGGCAAATGGAATCGTCGGGATGGTGACGGGATTGGTCACCGTTGTGGAAGATGCAGGTGTAGTGATTCTATCAGGTGTTATTCCTGATGTAATCGAACCACCTAAATTAAAAGAAAAGGCAGATCAAACGATTGATACATACACACAGGCTGCGATACAATTTATCCAAGACCCTATTCGTACAGCGGAATCTGTCGCACAGGTTGTGACCGATTCAGTTGAACAAGAAGGGATCATGTATGCAACTGGTTCTGCCTTGCCGTCTCTCATTCCAAGCACCTTATTAAAAGGAGCAAAAGGTCTTTCTAGCGTAAAGAGTCCTGGAAAATCACCGAAAGTGAACAACAGTAAACCTTACAGCAAAGAATTTATCCAAGATAAAATCAACGCAGCAAAAGCGGGAATGGGTAAGATGAAAGTGCCTGTACTTTATCGAGAGCAACTGTCGACAGGCTATTCTTCTCTGCCGATTGTTGGAATGGGAACAAAGCCGCTCGGTGAGATTCGTCCGCAAATGTTTTCGGTGAAGAGTAAGGAAGGTAGGGGTACGGGTGAATTAAGACAAATTAAGGAAATAAATAAAGAAACTTTTGAAAAAGCTATGGTTGAAGCTGCAAGAAGTCAACCTCCATATACTAGAAAGCCAAATAAGCCTAGAAATTACAAAAATAAAGTACGTAACGAGGACGGTTCAACAACATTTACTTTTATATCTAAAAAGAATGGTAAAGAGTATAATGTAACTTATGATAAAGCTGGTTTTCCAATTTTTAATTCTAAATTTGAAATAGATTTACCAGAGAAATTATATCTAGAAACTGATGCAATCCAATTTGAATATTTATCTAGATTACTTTACAAGGAAATTCAAAGGGACCCTAGTTTAGCAAAAATATTTACTGATGAAGAAATAAAATTATTAGAAGCTGGTAGAGTACCACAAACCTTAACATGGCATCATCATCAGCAACCAGGTAAAATGCAAATAGTTAACTATTATGAACATCAAGCGGCTAGCCATACTGGAGGAAGAGCTATTTGGGGTGGAGGTGAAGCAGGGAGAAAGGGAGAAATTAAAAAACGGATTTTGGAGATGATTTCATGGGATTAA